The following is a genomic window from Nitrosomonas communis.
CTAGTTGGTTTTTTGAAACATTTCTTCTCAAACCATTTCTCAAGCATTATCAGGAATTTGATGAACACTATGCACACTTGTTCAATTCCTACTATGAACAGATCGGAACGTATCATCCACGTCCGGAGCGAGGTCTGCTTTCCCGTCCGACGGTAAAGCAGGTATACGCATACCGGCAGCATGTGGATGCTGCTATGTTGGTGCTATTAGCACAGGAAACGCTGCCAGATTATCCTGAAATCGTCCGGCGCTGCATCATCGGCCTACATCATGAGCAGCAGCACCAGGAATTATTGCTGACCGATATCAAGCATATTTTTTCGTATAATCCGCTGCGCCCGGTGTACCGGGAGCTGCCAATCAGTAACATAAATCATACCGCTGAGTTATCCTGGCATGAACAACCTGGTGGCATGTATGAGATTGGTGCTGACGCTGCTGGGCAGTTTGCATACGATAATGAAACTCCCCGGCATAAGATTTATCTCAGCTCCTTTCGCATCGCTTCGCGCCTTGTCACCAATGGTGAGTACCTGGAATTCATGCATGCAGGCGGTTACTACAATCCTGCTTACTGGCTGTCCGATGGCTGGAAGATTGTGCAAACTCAACACTGGCAGGCACCGTTGTATTGGGTAAAGCAGGATATGCAATGGTATGAAATGACGCTTGGGGGGGTGCGCAAACTCGATGTTCATGCACCGGTATCGCACGTCAGTCTGTACGAGGCGCATGCCTATGCCAACTGGTGCAATAAGCGTCTTCCAAAAGAGGCAGAGTGGGAGATCGTGGCGCGCCAACAACCGATTACCGGCAACCTGCGCGATGCTGGTTACCTGCAGCCAATGCCAGCTGATTTACAGGGACTGGCCCAATTTTATGGTGACGTCTGGGAATGGACCCAGTCAAGCTACTCACCCTATCCCGGCTACCGGGCAGATTCAGGCGCGCTCGGTGAATACAATAGCAAGTTTATGAGTAGTCAGGGGGTATTACGGGGTGGCTCATGCGTGACGCCGCAAAATCATATACGCGCTACTTACCGAAATTTTTTCTATCCTGGGGACCGCTGGCAATTCAGCGGTATCCGCCTAGCGGAGGACATCACATGAATATCAGCAATGCCACATCCATCGCGTTTCATGATTATCACCCCAAGCCGGCTGATTTTTTTGTTGAGGTGATTGACGGCCTGTTACATCGCCCCAGGTCGATTCCGCCGAAATTTTTCTATAACGAGCGCGGCTCACAGCTCTTTGAGCAGATCACCGGACTGCCCGAGTATTATCTGACGCGCACCGAGCAGGGTATCCTGGAGGAAAATGCCGAGGAGATTGCCCGCATCGTAGGACGCAATTGCTTGCTGATAGAACCAGGCAGTGGCAACTGTGAAAAAGTGCGTTTATTGCTCGATGCCCTGCAACCGCAAACTTATGTGCCTATGGATATCTCCCGGGATCACCTGCGCAAAGCAGCGGTTAATCTGTCGGCCGATTATCCCTGGCTGGATGTGCATGCATCCTGTATCGATTTTACCCAACCACTGGACTTGTCGTTTTGTCCTCCTGATTCACAGCGCGTGGCATTTTTTCCGGGTTCAAGCATAGGCAATTTTGAACCAGATAGTGCGACCAGGTTTTTGGCACAGGTTGCCAACGTCGTGGGGCCGGGCGGAGGCATGCTGATTGGCGTAGATTTAAAAAAGGATCGGTGTATTCTCGATGCCGCTTACAATGACGCGACAGGCATCACTGCACAATTCAACCTCAATCTCTTAAAACGTATTAATAGCGAACTCAACGCCGATTTCGATCTGAACCGCTTTACCCATCATGCTTTTTACAACGAGCCCAAGGGTCGTATTGAAATGCATCTGATCAGCCAGTTACGGCAAGCTGTGCACATCGAACAACATACCATTGAATTCGTCAAAGGCGAAAGCATACATACCGAGAACTCTTATAAATACACTATCGAGGAATTCCAGGCACTCGCCATTCGGGCGGGTTTTATACCTGTTTACCTATGGACTGATGCCGATGCACTATTCAGTGTACAGTATTTTGAAATCCCCGCATGTTAATCTCATTGCATTGAATCCCTCGCCCATCTTCGAAGTGGGGATAATTTTATCTTCCGGAAAATAAGGCCAGAGAAGAATTTCATGCAATTGTAAAAGGGAAGAAACTATTGGAGGTATTATTTTAGCCAGTAAAGCTGGATGCTCAAAATGGCTCCCAACGAAGACTTTAGTTCAAGAAAGTGTTATCTGATTTTTATAAATTTTTTTGGTTTTCCTCTGTTGCAAAAGAAAGAGCGCTTTTACTTTCAAGTAATTTGCGAGAATAGATGTTAAAAATGAACATGGTGAGTGTTGAACCTACTCTACTGGCATGTTACTTTTGATGGTACTAAAAACGTTTGTCGCAATGAGGTGGCAAGACTTGAGCCTGTGGCTTATGTTTTTACATTACATAATATATTAGGCATATTTAATTATGTGAAAAATAGATTGCTGGGTTTTAGTTCTGTCGCCTTGCGCGGTTTCCCTGACTTGTCGGGCGCTGCCCGTCCGTCCCGAAGTCGCCAATACTTGCTCCGTGAAGCGCGCATTGCCAGCGCGTTGCGCCATTCGCTTCTTTTATCCGCCCTGACGCCAGTTCATAACATAACAGCTTGCGGTCAGCTTTCTATCTGTTAGGAGAACCGTGGCTCGTTCTCCCTTTCTCCCTTCAGAGGAAAGTTGATTTTTATACTACCGCCGTACATTATCGATATGAAGATGCCAATATTACATTCTAGTTGGAAAACATTGGTAGACATCGAAGCTGCGTCTTCCCTTATTAACCTCCGAAACAGGAACAATAGTATCGCCATTAATTAACGCTGCTTCATTACGCGCAAGATCCGCTAGTTCATCTGCAACTTTTTCTTGATTACGGTTAAACACTATTTTACTGACTACTTTAGTTTCAACTCTGCCTATTTTTTTGCATGGCTGGACTGCTTTGGCTGAGTGCACCAAGCGTACCCCTTCGCCTTTGGAAGTAACCTTAACCCATGTACAGGAAGAGAGTATTAAACAACTAGCAACAGCAATAAGAATTTTTATCATTACACTATCTCAGTTATAGGGAAAATTTTAATGAATAGTTTATTTGCAAAATAGGGCAATCCACATTTTTTTGGTTGTCAGATAATCGTTTTGCGCGAACGGAAGTGATTATAAGGATCGTTTACGTAGGTTCGCTTTATTTTTACGAGGTGGTGATAGCTTTTATCGAAATAAGTTTGGGTAGGCACTGAACTGTCTTTAAAGCTGATGAAAGCGCCTGAAGTATGGGGAATATCATAATCACGGCAAATCTCCATCCAGTCGAGCGCCTGGTTGACGCGGGTATACACATGGTTATTCTCACCTTCTCCTTTTTCTTTTTCAGTTTCATTCCACCAGGTTTGGTATTGTATGGTGAAGAGTTTATCCTTGTAAGGAAAGGCGCTTTTGTCTTTCTGCTCCAGGGTCATGACCTGCTGATAATAGCTGCCGGTAATAGCCCCTAAGGTAATATAAGTAAAGAGTCCCAGCTGTTCGTTGCCGCTTAATACCAGTGGAGAAGTGAGACTTTCCAATAATTTATAGTGGCCTTCTGTGCCAAGCCTCTCTTTATTTACTAAACGTGAGGTGATTTTGTGGGGGGCCGGCTGGTCTTCATCAGGTGGAAATGGTGTGCCTTCCAGCCCCTGTTTCAGCAAATTCATATTGTGAAACGAATAGCGATCCCAAGCACTCATCAGGTGATCGCCATAGGGTAAATCTTGGTACTTGCGCCCAGCTTTGCCCATTATGGTTACCTTGTAGGTGCTAGTGTGTCTAAAGTGTTTATCTACAAATTTTTGCAGACTATTTTCATCTCCTTCCCAGTAACCATACATCACGCAGTTGTGGCTTACAGTATGGGGATTAAAGTGCTCACCTTCGCTGGCATGTTTAGCCGCAATTTTCAGATTAGTCCCTACTAACTGGTTAGCGTCTGGCTGGGTGGAAGCAATGATTTTTTCCCATGTTTGCAACACATACAAGGTAGGTGTGGCATCGCGCAGAGCAAATAATTTGTTTTCAGGCACATAGTGGTATTTGTTCCACTCAATCTGAAACTTAATCATTTCATCGGGCAGGTCAAAGGTTTCAATTACAAACTCGGTCACTATGCCGTAGCTGAAACCACCTCCACCTTTTATAGCCCACAGCAGTTCTCGATCGCCAACTACTTCACTATTTATACTCAGCTCGCGTATGCTGCCATCGCCCAGCACCAGGGTAGCCCCTACGACACTTTCGCAGCACATGCCATGCTTGCGAGTCCAGGGACCCCAGCCTCCTCCCATGGTATAGCCTGCTATGCACACGGTAGCGCAAGTGCCATGCGGAATCATGACTTCACATTTGGCCAGCTCCGTGGTTAGGCTCTGAAAGCGTATACCAGGCTGTATGCGAGCAATCTTGCGCTCACGATCAATTTCTACCTTATTCATCTTCGAGAGATCGAGCAGAATGGTATCAGTGCCGCTGCATTCTCCTTCATGATCATGCCCACCCGAGCGCACACGTAAAGGCAAAGCATGTTTACTGGTAAATTTAAACGCTACGCTTACCTGTTGAGCTGTCTCACATAGCACAATAGCAGTAGGCATAAATTGGAAGAGACGGTTAAAAATATGACGATATTGGTCATATTTTTGCTGGTCTTGCGCACAGTTAAAAAGAATTTCGGGAGCTTCCATACCGTCTGAGCAGTAGGCCTCTTTAAGTTTTTCAATTCGGTCATGCATCTGTTTTATATAAGTTAAAGGTTGCTTATAAATGAGATAATTGATATTTCTGACTAACTATAAACAAGTACCAGATTCGGAGAAAAGGTAAGATATGAGCGACTGTGCGGTAAGCAATCATGTAAAAGCAATTAATACTAATATGCTTTTTAAATCGTGCAATGTACATTGTTCCCTTCTAATGCCATTCTTACAGGCGCGAACTAGGTATGCCTGCCAAGCACTTCCATTTCTAAACCAAAACTGACTTTGTCAGTTTCACCTTGCCATATTATTGATACTGTCGGCGGCTCGCCTTCGCGTCATTTTTGAGTTGGCAATCGAATACACCATGACTGATAACCTTCACAACTTTGATTGAGTGAGATTGCACGTCAGCCGGACCGGAATGGTGAAGTCATACTAAAGTTGAGCTTTCAGCAATCTTGCTCTACTTTTTGTCATAAGTTATTTTTAATATCCCGAAATGCCTGCATGATGTATAAAATTTTATCTATTTACCAGAATAGGACATATTAATAACTGGGAAACTGTAACTTTAGCGCTGATCTCAAAAATTCATTCTCATCATAT
Proteins encoded in this region:
- the egtB gene encoding ergothioneine biosynthesis protein EgtB, producing MGQCHKTQYTQGFVINSAFSTVTADQAAPLHQEFTQVRKDSETLCAPLEIEDYGIQTIPDVSPPKWHLAHTSWFFETFLLKPFLKHYQEFDEHYAHLFNSYYEQIGTYHPRPERGLLSRPTVKQVYAYRQHVDAAMLVLLAQETLPDYPEIVRRCIIGLHHEQQHQELLLTDIKHIFSYNPLRPVYRELPISNINHTAELSWHEQPGGMYEIGADAAGQFAYDNETPRHKIYLSSFRIASRLVTNGEYLEFMHAGGYYNPAYWLSDGWKIVQTQHWQAPLYWVKQDMQWYEMTLGGVRKLDVHAPVSHVSLYEAHAYANWCNKRLPKEAEWEIVARQQPITGNLRDAGYLQPMPADLQGLAQFYGDVWEWTQSSYSPYPGYRADSGALGEYNSKFMSSQGVLRGGSCVTPQNHIRATYRNFFYPGDRWQFSGIRLAEDIT
- a CDS encoding DUF4156 domain-containing protein, with translation MIKILIAVASCLILSSCTWVKVTSKGEGVRLVHSAKAVQPCKKIGRVETKVVSKIVFNRNQEKVADELADLARNEAALINGDTIVPVSEVNKGRRSFDVYQCFPTRM
- the egtD gene encoding L-histidine N(alpha)-methyltransferase; translated protein: MNISNATSIAFHDYHPKPADFFVEVIDGLLHRPRSIPPKFFYNERGSQLFEQITGLPEYYLTRTEQGILEENAEEIARIVGRNCLLIEPGSGNCEKVRLLLDALQPQTYVPMDISRDHLRKAAVNLSADYPWLDVHASCIDFTQPLDLSFCPPDSQRVAFFPGSSIGNFEPDSATRFLAQVANVVGPGGGMLIGVDLKKDRCILDAAYNDATGITAQFNLNLLKRINSELNADFDLNRFTHHAFYNEPKGRIEMHLISQLRQAVHIEQHTIEFVKGESIHTENSYKYTIEEFQALAIRAGFIPVYLWTDADALFSVQYFEIPAC
- a CDS encoding FAD-dependent oxidoreductase; translation: MHDRIEKLKEAYCSDGMEAPEILFNCAQDQQKYDQYRHIFNRLFQFMPTAIVLCETAQQVSVAFKFTSKHALPLRVRSGGHDHEGECSGTDTILLDLSKMNKVEIDRERKIARIQPGIRFQSLTTELAKCEVMIPHGTCATVCIAGYTMGGGWGPWTRKHGMCCESVVGATLVLGDGSIRELSINSEVVGDRELLWAIKGGGGFSYGIVTEFVIETFDLPDEMIKFQIEWNKYHYVPENKLFALRDATPTLYVLQTWEKIIASTQPDANQLVGTNLKIAAKHASEGEHFNPHTVSHNCVMYGYWEGDENSLQKFVDKHFRHTSTYKVTIMGKAGRKYQDLPYGDHLMSAWDRYSFHNMNLLKQGLEGTPFPPDEDQPAPHKITSRLVNKERLGTEGHYKLLESLTSPLVLSGNEQLGLFTYITLGAITGSYYQQVMTLEQKDKSAFPYKDKLFTIQYQTWWNETEKEKGEGENNHVYTRVNQALDWMEICRDYDIPHTSGAFISFKDSSVPTQTYFDKSYHHLVKIKRTYVNDPYNHFRSRKTII